One Polynucleobacter sp. MG-5-Ahmo-C2 genomic window carries:
- the glnE gene encoding bifunctional [glutamate--ammonia ligase]-adenylyl-L-tyrosine phosphorylase/[glutamate--ammonia-ligase] adenylyltransferase: MDEFSRQIAFLEQHSTYARRWLNARPEWIDWLRSYGQTKVDLRGIQDLLKTGGISRQGLALDEAQFMANLRIARQRLMIWIAFRDLNGMASLGEVTQGLSHFAELAVADSVAFIREDLKNRFGLPWSKQNNMEMPLLVVGMGKLGGLELNLSSDIDLIFLYEHEGETVGGPKSLSNHEWFSRMGKSLIRFLSEHDENGFVFRVDMRLRPNGDSGPLVCSLEMLEEYLLVQGREWERYAWIKGRLIAPLTGSPGHVYCAKELDQLIRPFVFRRHLDYGVIASIRDLHAQIQREADKRSSGHEGRSRDIKLGRGGIREIEFLAQMFQLMRGGTDPRFRVRPTLEVLDLIKQQGILATEEVGALEAAYVFLRRLEHRIQVWDDQQTHYLPDDEAARARLALSMGEGLGEDGKSFMAELDRHQNNVTRLFEKAFLLDDSTRLELAPLDLSWEPDEQYFPQTLVRWQGWVDSPKQRQLPEKSRLVFDNLMRKAAESMQFGSGDQTLLRFFDLLEAVVRRSAYLSILAEYPRALLNVLDLLKASQWGAQYLTRHPHLLDHLLNSGTEKALIDQPEKYWQEVKANLNMRLDDVMADGDGSEQAMDILRVTHHTETFITLLADLGIGVGEPLSVEKVSDHLSTLADLILQITFERVWPGIAQKFNLPKDFVAPFAIISYGKLGGKELGYASDLDLVFLYQSEESDYAAQEIYALLAKRMINWLTAFTSTGSLFEIDTRLRPNGSAGFLVTNIEAFKKYQLREGDNTAWVWEHQALTRARFSAGDPAVGLKFALVRSQVLSQKQNIDQLRNEILEMRRKVHAGHPNPSGEFDLKHDSGGMVDIEFIVQFLVLAYSHQYQQLIDNLGNIALLRIAGEVGLIKQKTAASVGDAYRLLRSRQHRLRLDGAEKTRIKLEKESELSAARTAVMALWLEIFQASSEA; encoded by the coding sequence ATGGATGAATTTTCAAGGCAAATTGCATTTTTAGAGCAGCATTCTACGTATGCGCGACGCTGGCTCAATGCTCGACCCGAGTGGATTGACTGGTTAAGGTCTTATGGGCAGACAAAGGTCGATTTGCGCGGTATCCAAGATCTGCTGAAAACTGGTGGCATTTCTCGGCAGGGGCTTGCGCTAGATGAGGCGCAATTTATGGCCAATTTAAGAATTGCTAGACAGCGCTTAATGATTTGGATTGCGTTCAGAGACCTTAATGGAATGGCGAGTCTGGGTGAGGTTACCCAGGGTTTAAGTCATTTTGCCGAGTTGGCTGTGGCGGATTCTGTTGCCTTTATTCGCGAAGACTTAAAAAACCGATTTGGGCTTCCATGGAGCAAGCAAAACAACATGGAGATGCCGCTGCTGGTTGTGGGTATGGGCAAGTTGGGCGGTCTCGAACTCAACCTTTCATCTGATATTGACCTGATTTTTTTGTATGAGCATGAGGGCGAAACGGTGGGTGGGCCAAAAAGCCTTTCCAACCATGAATGGTTTTCCCGCATGGGCAAAAGTTTAATTAGATTTTTGTCTGAGCACGATGAAAATGGTTTTGTCTTTCGGGTGGATATGCGGCTTCGTCCCAATGGGGATTCTGGCCCATTGGTATGCAGCTTGGAAATGCTCGAAGAGTATCTCCTGGTTCAAGGTAGGGAGTGGGAGCGCTACGCCTGGATTAAAGGGCGCTTGATTGCGCCCTTAACTGGATCTCCGGGTCACGTCTATTGTGCAAAAGAATTAGATCAGTTGATCCGCCCATTTGTGTTTAGGCGCCACCTGGATTATGGCGTGATTGCTTCTATACGCGATTTGCATGCACAGATTCAGCGTGAGGCGGATAAGAGATCATCTGGGCATGAGGGCCGCTCGCGGGATATTAAGCTTGGTCGTGGGGGTATTCGAGAAATTGAATTTCTAGCACAAATGTTTCAATTGATGCGAGGTGGTACCGATCCGCGCTTTAGAGTCAGACCTACTTTAGAAGTTCTTGATCTCATCAAGCAGCAAGGCATCTTAGCCACAGAAGAAGTGGGCGCTCTAGAAGCGGCATATGTTTTTTTAAGGCGCTTAGAACATCGCATTCAAGTTTGGGATGATCAACAGACCCATTACCTTCCTGATGACGAGGCAGCTCGAGCGCGTTTGGCATTATCAATGGGAGAAGGTCTTGGTGAAGATGGCAAATCTTTCATGGCCGAGTTAGATCGTCATCAAAATAATGTTACCCGCCTCTTTGAAAAGGCTTTTTTGCTTGACGATAGCACTAGGCTAGAACTCGCCCCTTTAGATTTAAGTTGGGAGCCGGATGAGCAATATTTTCCACAAACTCTTGTGCGATGGCAGGGATGGGTTGATAGCCCCAAGCAAAGACAGCTTCCCGAGAAGAGTCGACTTGTCTTTGATAATTTAATGCGTAAGGCTGCAGAAAGTATGCAGTTTGGTAGTGGCGATCAAACCCTGCTTCGTTTTTTTGATTTGCTTGAGGCGGTCGTAAGACGGAGTGCATATCTGTCAATTTTGGCCGAATATCCTAGGGCGCTGTTGAATGTGTTGGATTTGCTTAAAGCATCGCAATGGGGCGCTCAGTACCTCACGCGGCACCCCCATTTACTGGATCACTTGCTCAACTCTGGAACAGAGAAAGCTTTAATCGATCAGCCAGAAAAATATTGGCAAGAAGTAAAAGCGAATTTAAATATGCGTCTCGATGATGTCATGGCTGATGGCGATGGTTCAGAGCAGGCAATGGATATTTTGCGTGTGACTCACCACACTGAGACATTTATCACGCTTTTAGCGGATCTTGGCATCGGTGTTGGGGAGCCCCTTTCGGTCGAGAAGGTAAGCGATCATTTGTCGACATTGGCGGATCTAATACTGCAGATTACATTTGAACGTGTGTGGCCTGGTATTGCGCAGAAGTTTAATTTACCTAAAGATTTTGTTGCCCCATTTGCAATTATTTCCTATGGCAAATTGGGGGGCAAGGAGCTGGGTTATGCCTCGGATCTAGACTTGGTGTTTTTATATCAATCAGAGGAGTCAGACTATGCCGCCCAAGAAATCTATGCGCTTTTAGCAAAGCGAATGATCAATTGGTTGACTGCTTTTACATCTACTGGGAGTTTGTTTGAGATTGATACACGTCTTCGCCCCAATGGTTCAGCTGGCTTTTTAGTTACCAATATAGAGGCATTCAAAAAGTATCAATTGCGTGAAGGGGACAATACTGCCTGGGTATGGGAGCATCAAGCCTTAACCAGAGCACGGTTCTCCGCTGGTGATCCAGCCGTAGGTTTGAAGTTCGCTCTAGTGCGCTCGCAGGTATTGAGTCAGAAGCAAAATATTGATCAGCTCCGTAATGAAATTTTAGAGATGCGCCGCAAAGTTCATGCGGGCCACCCCAATCCAAGCGGTGAGTTCGACTTGAAGCATGACTCTGGTGGAATGGTGGATATTGAATTTATTGTGCAGTTCTTGGTGCTGGCTTACTCGCATCAATACCAGCAACTGATTGACAATCTTGGTAATATTGCTTTGCTCCGCATTGCGGGAGAGGTAGGTTTGATTAAGCAAAAAACTGCTGCCTCTGTTGGGGATGCTTATCGTCTCCTGAGGTCACGCCAGCATCGCTTGCGTTTAGATGGGGCTGAAAAAACGCGCATTAAGCTCGAAAAGGAATCTGAACTTAGTGCTGCTAGAACCGCTGTTATGGCGCTCTGGCTAGAAATTTTCCAAGCATCATCCGAGGCTTAA
- a CDS encoding YhdP family protein, with protein MLQNIIPPRLKSLLAKRLKSSGGPWRKRALMLCSLVLTLLVVGHFGIRFIVWPQIEKSKASVEKLISARVGADVTMDNLRVSWTGIRPDFEIDGLRFNGPEHSKPLLQIQKIRGELSWTSFYHLAPYFHELYFEGAEIYGQRSSKGITSIAGIPIHGNSNDYGFEDWLLSQDKIEVNNVKLFWTDELEKKSLTSIEIQNLELSNGIRRHQASLKTITPWTNGPIEIKADFVHRLGGQAGNWRDWIGTIYWDLADLNLNQISKEFSLPLDTLEGMLSSKGKLKIDNGQADGGDAYIVADNLTIQLAKNEDAIALGRLETNLTQENDSGLISVTTKTFAWREMGGSHTEPLENISPMTFSWRPPGADGEIKEFGFSSPKILVEDVALFALNLPLSKKVHKWIKASHADGELQDLDIRWSESKSSLSTLNIPGGWFKSNKLDFSVSAKLINLSFVGIDKSMPSVSNLSGFIAGDQNQGSFFINSSDLELDINDLLADPKIKLDHANGEVSWSKKRGNWVVNAKKLALSNPEINTTLDISYLIGDPKKPDLMTLDMDFATANLTSAYRYLPLGMGKEARLYLSKAFSAGTTQKGKLHIKGDPNQVPFPNSGDGEFTLNLPIIGATYSPVPLLPSNQGVWSAFSNVNGVLAMQNSSLTVDVSQANYKGVGLSKFHAAIPNVSAKQLVLTAHGNAQGDAPQMLEYLFASPFGKKQNKLEKNLRVNGPLNLDLGLKVPLSGNDDTNVDLNLTLPGNKAQWANLPPLENLKGKIRITEINPEFEDVTANFLGGSLKISSSPSAIGKQNFTIAGDITAGFIKDYLVNTLKTESTSILEAMSGSAKYEGTLSFNKTGSETNLKFDLRDWASAAPAPAKKLMGAPMTGQVTFKTALSAQPGVNRLSWTGKIGDVYSVQGDINADDELRYALGIGAPANLTQPGFQLNLASNDLNLDAWLDFLKKQKQKSDATEGNDINPNGIYVTAQVKKLTLFDRIWQDINLSANNKNIAWRLRINSPLIAGQAQYQAPDKTYTSGLISGHLSRLKVPDESTLATDSKNLNSDSVKPAQRNSAGKSKLSPNAIPSLDLTIDDFNWAKAHLGQTKLKTKTSNNLLNIESIQFNNPQGSSTTSGQWIGASANQQEHSNINIDLDVKDAGNIIANWSSQKSVEGGQGKITAIAEWDGSPFNPKYETLTGKVNLNLEKGRLLEVNTSGAQILDVLSLQSLFRFATLDLQGSLGNIVSKGTPFNTINANFDISNGIAQTKQFTMSLDQARVAMTGQINVPKQTQDLRVTIFPTIDATAGSLAAFAINPIVGLGALVGQYLITNQINRNLQSDYLVQGSWDKPEVIPLDQKGQPIDAKTLDTIRSKDLLKEQTKPGTNTTPTPKPQT; from the coding sequence ATGCTGCAAAACATCATTCCGCCTCGCCTCAAGAGCCTGCTTGCTAAACGTCTTAAAAGTTCTGGCGGACCTTGGCGCAAACGCGCCCTAATGCTCTGTAGTCTTGTTTTAACCCTTTTGGTAGTTGGCCACTTTGGCATTCGCTTTATTGTTTGGCCCCAAATCGAGAAATCCAAAGCATCAGTTGAAAAGCTCATTAGCGCTCGCGTTGGCGCAGACGTCACCATGGATAACTTGAGAGTTTCCTGGACTGGTATCAGACCCGATTTCGAAATCGATGGCCTACGTTTCAATGGCCCCGAACACTCTAAACCCTTATTGCAGATTCAAAAAATTCGTGGTGAACTCAGCTGGACTTCTTTTTATCACCTGGCGCCATACTTTCATGAGTTGTACTTTGAGGGTGCTGAAATATATGGTCAGCGCAGTAGCAAAGGCATCACTAGCATCGCAGGAATTCCCATTCACGGGAACTCAAATGATTATGGGTTTGAAGATTGGCTACTATCTCAAGACAAGATTGAAGTTAACAATGTCAAATTGTTTTGGACTGATGAATTAGAAAAAAAATCACTTACGTCTATTGAGATTCAAAATCTAGAACTGAGCAATGGTATTCGCAGACATCAAGCCTCACTTAAAACGATAACCCCATGGACTAATGGCCCCATTGAAATCAAAGCAGATTTTGTTCATCGTCTTGGCGGTCAGGCTGGAAACTGGCGCGACTGGATTGGAACCATTTACTGGGATCTAGCAGACCTCAATCTCAATCAAATTTCAAAAGAATTTTCGCTCCCCCTCGACACCTTGGAGGGCATGCTGAGCTCTAAAGGAAAATTAAAAATTGACAATGGACAAGCCGATGGTGGTGATGCCTATATTGTTGCCGACAACCTCACTATTCAACTGGCAAAAAATGAAGATGCGATTGCCCTGGGAAGGCTAGAAACAAACCTTACCCAAGAAAATGATAGCGGCTTGATTTCTGTTACCACTAAAACATTTGCTTGGCGAGAGATGGGAGGCTCACATACTGAGCCATTAGAAAATATAAGCCCTATGACTTTTAGCTGGAGGCCACCTGGAGCTGATGGTGAAATCAAAGAGTTTGGATTTTCCTCTCCAAAAATTCTGGTTGAGGATGTCGCGCTATTCGCACTAAATCTTCCTCTATCCAAAAAAGTTCACAAATGGATTAAAGCCTCTCATGCAGATGGCGAACTACAAGATCTGGATATCCGCTGGTCTGAGAGCAAGTCCTCCTTATCAACCCTAAATATCCCTGGTGGCTGGTTCAAATCAAACAAGCTTGATTTTTCTGTTAGCGCCAAACTAATCAATCTGAGCTTTGTTGGTATTGATAAATCCATGCCGTCCGTTTCAAACCTCTCCGGATTTATTGCTGGCGATCAAAATCAAGGAAGCTTCTTCATTAACTCAAGCGATCTTGAGCTTGATATCAATGACCTGTTAGCCGACCCCAAAATTAAATTAGATCACGCAAATGGAGAGGTTAGCTGGTCAAAGAAAAGAGGTAACTGGGTTGTCAACGCTAAAAAACTTGCACTAAGCAATCCAGAGATCAATACAACGCTTGATATCAGCTATCTGATTGGCGATCCCAAAAAACCCGATCTGATGACACTCGATATGGATTTTGCAACAGCCAATCTAACTTCTGCATACCGCTACTTACCACTTGGGATGGGTAAGGAGGCAAGACTTTACTTAAGCAAAGCATTTTCTGCGGGCACCACACAAAAAGGCAAGCTGCATATTAAGGGCGACCCCAATCAAGTTCCCTTTCCCAATAGCGGCGATGGAGAGTTCACCCTAAATCTGCCAATTATTGGAGCCACATATAGCCCTGTTCCATTACTACCAAGCAATCAAGGAGTTTGGTCTGCCTTTAGTAATGTCAATGGGGTGCTTGCCATGCAAAACTCTAGCTTGACAGTTGATGTTTCTCAAGCCAATTACAAAGGCGTTGGGCTCAGTAAATTTCATGCGGCAATTCCCAATGTCAGTGCAAAGCAATTAGTTCTAACGGCGCATGGCAATGCTCAGGGTGATGCGCCTCAGATGCTGGAGTATTTATTCGCTTCTCCGTTTGGTAAAAAACAAAATAAGCTAGAAAAGAATTTACGAGTTAACGGTCCGCTCAATTTAGATCTAGGCTTAAAGGTTCCCCTGTCTGGTAATGACGATACCAACGTTGATCTCAACCTTACTTTGCCTGGCAATAAAGCGCAGTGGGCTAACTTACCTCCGCTCGAAAATCTCAAGGGCAAGATTCGGATCACTGAAATTAACCCTGAATTTGAAGATGTCACCGCCAATTTCCTAGGCGGCTCTTTGAAAATTAGCAGCTCCCCATCAGCGATAGGCAAACAAAACTTTACGATTGCGGGGGACATTACTGCGGGATTTATTAAAGACTATCTTGTTAATACACTCAAAACAGAATCCACCTCCATCTTAGAGGCCATGAGCGGCTCCGCAAAGTATGAAGGCACTCTCAGCTTCAATAAAACGGGTAGCGAAACCAATCTTAAATTTGATTTACGCGACTGGGCAAGTGCCGCACCCGCACCTGCCAAGAAGTTGATGGGTGCACCCATGACCGGTCAAGTTACCTTTAAAACTGCGCTCAGCGCTCAACCCGGGGTAAATCGCTTGAGTTGGACCGGCAAAATTGGTGATGTGTATTCCGTTCAAGGCGACATAAATGCCGATGATGAATTGCGCTATGCCCTAGGTATCGGTGCACCAGCCAATCTCACTCAACCTGGATTCCAGCTAAACCTTGCCAGCAATGACCTGAATTTAGATGCTTGGTTAGATTTCTTAAAAAAACAAAAGCAAAAGAGTGATGCCACCGAGGGAAATGATATTAACCCAAATGGTATCTATGTGACTGCACAAGTGAAGAAGCTCACCTTGTTTGACCGTATTTGGCAGGACATAAACTTATCTGCAAACAATAAAAATATTGCCTGGAGGCTGCGCATTAATTCGCCACTGATTGCCGGTCAAGCTCAGTATCAAGCTCCCGATAAAACCTATACCAGTGGCTTAATCAGCGGTCATTTGAGTAGACTGAAGGTGCCAGATGAGTCCACCCTTGCGACAGATTCTAAGAACCTCAATTCAGATTCCGTCAAGCCTGCCCAACGGAATAGTGCTGGCAAAAGCAAGCTTTCACCCAATGCCATTCCGAGTCTTGATTTAACCATCGATGATTTTAATTGGGCAAAAGCGCATCTCGGGCAAACCAAACTCAAAACAAAAACCAGCAATAATCTACTTAATATTGAGTCTATTCAATTTAATAATCCACAGGGAAGCTCCACCACCTCCGGCCAATGGATTGGTGCTAGTGCAAATCAACAAGAACACAGCAACATCAACATTGACTTAGATGTTAAAGATGCCGGCAATATTATTGCCAACTGGAGCTCACAAAAATCGGTTGAAGGTGGCCAAGGAAAAATAACTGCTATTGCAGAGTGGGATGGCTCACCTTTTAATCCCAAATATGAGACTCTCACTGGCAAGGTCAATTTAAATCTTGAAAAAGGACGCTTGCTAGAAGTAAATACCAGTGGCGCTCAAATTCTGGACGTACTTAGCCTTCAAAGTCTATTTAGGTTTGCCACCCTAGACCTTCAAGGTAGTCTCGGCAATATCGTTAGCAAAGGCACTCCCTTTAATACTATCAATGCAAATTTTGATATCAGCAACGGAATTGCCCAGACCAAGCAATTCACCATGAGCCTAGATCAAGCTAGAGTGGCTATGACAGGACAAATCAACGTCCCAAAACAAACTCAAGATCTGCGGGTCACCATTTTCCCGACGATTGATGCTACCGCCGGCTCCTTGGCGGCGTTCGCAATCAATCCTATTGTTGGATTAGGTGCATTGGTTGGACAGTACCTCATCACCAACCAAATCAACCGAAATCTACAATCTGATTATTTGGTGCAGGGGTCTTGGGATAAGCCAGAGGTTATTCCGCTGGATCAAAAAGGCCAGCCAATTGATGCTAAAACCTTAGATACGATACGAAGCAAAGATTTGCTAAAAGAGCAAACCAAGCCCGGCACTAACACCACCCCTACACCGAAACCGCAAACGTAA
- a CDS encoding carbon-nitrogen hydrolase family protein, giving the protein MSNTNPLELKIAGVQMVSTPGLQENLETASRLIKTAALNGAQVTVLPEYFCIMGLKDTDKVSAREVFGSGPMQERLAAIAKENGIYLVAGTIPLEAKNPNKVLNTTLVFNPDGQRVGRYDKIHLFGFQTSAERYQESETIEAGEEPSMVKITIDGVEWKLGLSICYDLRFPELYRTLGQVDCHIIPAAFTYTTGKDHWEILLRARAIENQCYVLASAQGGTHQNQRRTWGNTMLIDPWGTVLSALPEGEGFISGVLSKDKLNEVRSKLPALAHRKL; this is encoded by the coding sequence ATGAGTAACACAAACCCCCTAGAACTCAAAATTGCCGGGGTTCAAATGGTGTCCACTCCCGGGCTACAAGAGAATCTAGAAACGGCCAGTAGGCTGATTAAAACGGCAGCTCTAAATGGTGCGCAAGTTACCGTTCTGCCGGAGTACTTTTGCATCATGGGACTAAAAGACACTGATAAGGTATCTGCCAGAGAAGTATTTGGAAGCGGGCCGATGCAAGAAAGGCTCGCGGCGATTGCTAAAGAAAATGGTATTTATTTAGTCGCAGGGACAATTCCACTCGAAGCAAAAAATCCAAACAAAGTACTTAACACAACGCTGGTGTTTAACCCAGATGGTCAAAGGGTTGGACGCTATGACAAGATTCATTTGTTCGGGTTTCAGACTAGCGCAGAGCGTTACCAGGAATCAGAAACCATTGAGGCCGGTGAAGAGCCTAGCATGGTCAAAATTACCATCGACGGCGTAGAGTGGAAGCTTGGTCTGAGTATTTGCTATGACTTGCGCTTCCCAGAACTCTATCGCACCCTCGGGCAAGTGGATTGCCACATCATCCCTGCAGCATTCACATACACTACTGGCAAAGATCATTGGGAAATTCTATTACGTGCTCGCGCCATTGAAAATCAATGCTACGTTTTAGCTTCAGCGCAAGGCGGCACACATCAAAATCAAAGACGTACCTGGGGCAACACCATGCTAATTGATCCCTGGGGCACGGTCTTGAGCGCGCTCCCTGAAGGAGAAGGATTTATTTCAGGGGTTTTGAGCAAAGATAAATTAAACGAGGTACGCTCTAAGTTACCCGCGCTTGCGCACCGCAAGCTTTAA
- the tldD gene encoding metalloprotease TldD: MNAPEALFPINWTKAKKQGDLLKLAKSILLEPTGLSEQDLHKTFGSMFAHRLDDADLYFQHTRSESWSLEEGIVKSGSFNIDQGVGVRAIYGDKTAFAYSDEINLEALSKAAKATRVIGPEGGKQAVASKLFNPLSNKLYSDVNPLDSLQPKEKIALLESIERRAKARDPRIIQVMASLAGEFDVVLVVRADGLLAADVRPLVRVSVHVIAEQNGRRESGSSGGGARHDYHYFDTALINQYVDEAVDGALVNLESRPAPAGPMTVVMGPGWPGVLLHEAVGHGLEGDFNRKGSSAFAGRIGQRVAAKGVTVVDDGTLSGRRGSLNIDDEGTPTQCTTLIEDGILKGYIQDSLNARLMKMPLTGNGRRESFASLPMPRMTNTYMLAGKDDPQEIVASIKRGLYAVNFGGGQVDITSGKFVFSASEAYWVENGKIQYPVKGATIIGSGPESLKQVSMIGNDLKLDGGIGVCGKEGQSVPVGVGQPTLRIDSLTVGGTA; the protein is encoded by the coding sequence ATGAATGCACCTGAAGCACTATTTCCAATCAATTGGACCAAAGCCAAAAAGCAGGGAGATCTTCTTAAATTAGCTAAATCTATTCTGCTTGAGCCTACCGGACTCTCAGAGCAAGATCTTCATAAGACATTTGGCAGCATGTTCGCTCATCGCCTAGATGATGCTGACTTGTACTTCCAGCATACCCGAAGTGAAAGCTGGAGCCTTGAAGAAGGCATTGTGAAATCAGGCAGCTTTAACATTGATCAGGGCGTTGGAGTGCGAGCAATTTACGGCGATAAAACTGCCTTTGCATACTCAGACGAAATTAATTTAGAAGCACTGAGCAAGGCCGCTAAAGCTACACGCGTGATTGGCCCAGAAGGTGGCAAACAGGCTGTTGCTAGCAAACTATTCAATCCACTATCGAATAAGCTTTACTCTGATGTCAATCCCCTGGACTCATTACAGCCCAAAGAAAAGATTGCCCTCCTAGAAAGTATTGAGCGTCGCGCCAAAGCACGTGATCCTCGCATCATTCAGGTAATGGCAAGTCTTGCAGGTGAATTTGATGTTGTCTTGGTTGTGCGTGCCGATGGCTTGCTGGCTGCGGATGTGCGACCGTTAGTACGCGTTTCAGTTCATGTCATTGCAGAACAAAATGGTCGACGTGAATCTGGATCTTCAGGTGGTGGCGCACGACATGATTACCATTATTTTGATACTGCCCTTATCAATCAATATGTAGATGAAGCAGTGGATGGCGCTTTGGTAAATCTCGAATCACGCCCTGCGCCTGCCGGCCCAATGACGGTTGTCATGGGTCCGGGTTGGCCTGGCGTTCTATTACACGAGGCCGTAGGACATGGCCTCGAAGGCGACTTTAATCGCAAAGGATCCTCAGCATTTGCTGGTCGCATTGGACAACGCGTAGCTGCAAAAGGAGTGACTGTTGTTGATGACGGCACTCTTTCTGGACGCAGGGGCTCTCTTAATATCGATGACGAAGGTACGCCCACTCAATGCACCACCTTAATTGAAGATGGGATTTTGAAGGGCTATATTCAGGACAGTCTGAATGCGCGCCTTATGAAAATGCCGCTGACCGGCAATGGTCGCCGGGAAAGTTTTGCGTCGCTACCAATGCCGCGCATGACCAACACTTATATGTTGGCCGGTAAAGATGACCCCCAAGAAATTGTTGCCAGCATCAAACGTGGCTTATATGCAGTCAATTTTGGCGGGGGCCAAGTCGACATTACCAGCGGCAAATTCGTATTCTCGGCATCAGAAGCCTATTGGGTAGAAAACGGCAAAATCCAATATCCCGTAAAGGGCGCCACTATTATTGGCAGCGGTCCAGAGTCCTTAAAACAGGTCTCTATGATTGGTAATGACCTCAAATTAGACGGCGGTATCGGGGTTTGCGGCAAGGAAGGGCAAAGTGTTCCTGTCGGGGTTGGGCAACCTACTTTGCGCATAGACAGCCTCACGGTCGGCGGAACTGCCTAA
- a CDS encoding 3-deoxy-7-phosphoheptulonate synthase, giving the protein MSQQTTNSTNWYSAVDKTSDTDDQRIDKIAVLPPPEHLIRFFPISGTPTEALISKTRKKIRDIIHGKDDRLLVIIGPCSIHDPRAALEYCQRLLVERERFAGELEIVMRVYFEKPRTTVGWKGLINDPYLDESYRIEEGLRLARQVLMEINRLGMPAGSEFLDVISPQYIADLISWGAIGARTTESQVHRELASGLSAPIGFKNGTDGNIKIATDAIQAASRPHHFLSVHKNGQVAVVETKGNKDCHVILRGGKEPNYEAQHVQAACAELTAAKLPASLMVDLSHANSSKKHERQIIVADDIAQQIESGSHQIFGVMVESHLNDGAQKFTPGKDDPSKLEYGKSITDACIDWDDSLKVLERLATAVKKRRSKKK; this is encoded by the coding sequence ATGAGCCAACAAACCACTAATTCCACCAATTGGTACTCCGCCGTTGACAAAACGTCGGATACCGACGATCAACGCATTGATAAGATTGCCGTTCTGCCCCCGCCAGAGCACTTGATTCGCTTTTTCCCAATTTCGGGAACCCCAACTGAAGCTCTAATTAGCAAAACGCGTAAAAAGATTCGCGACATTATTCATGGCAAAGATGACCGCTTGCTCGTCATCATTGGGCCCTGCTCTATTCATGATCCACGTGCAGCGCTCGAATATTGTCAACGCCTTTTAGTCGAGCGTGAACGCTTTGCTGGCGAATTAGAAATTGTGATGCGCGTCTATTTTGAGAAACCTCGCACTACAGTTGGATGGAAAGGCCTCATTAACGACCCTTACTTGGATGAGAGCTACCGTATTGAAGAAGGTCTGCGTCTTGCACGTCAAGTCCTAATGGAAATCAATCGCCTTGGTATGCCAGCAGGTAGCGAGTTCCTTGATGTTATTTCCCCGCAATATATTGCCGACCTCATCTCTTGGGGTGCAATTGGGGCGCGTACCACTGAAAGTCAAGTTCACCGTGAGCTTGCCTCTGGTTTGTCTGCACCTATCGGATTTAAGAACGGCACTGATGGCAATATCAAGATTGCTACAGATGCTATTCAAGCGGCGAGTCGTCCACACCACTTCCTGTCCGTTCACAAGAACGGCCAAGTAGCGGTTGTAGAAACCAAGGGCAACAAAGACTGTCACGTCATTTTGCGTGGCGGCAAAGAGCCCAACTACGAAGCTCAGCATGTGCAGGCAGCTTGCGCTGAGCTAACAGCAGCAAAGCTTCCAGCTAGCTTGATGGTTGACTTATCGCACGCCAACTCTAGCAAGAAGCATGAGCGCCAAATTATTGTCGCTGACGATATTGCCCAGCAAATTGAGTCTGGTTCACATCAGATTTTTGGTGTGATGGTAGAGAGCCATCTGAATGACGGCGCGCAGAAATTTACACCTGGAAAAGATGATCCAAGCAAACTGGAATATGGCAAGAGCATTACTGATGCCTGTATTGATTGGGATGATTCATTGAAAGTGCTTGAGCGTTTAGCGACTGCTGTAAAGAAACGCCGAAGTAAGAAAAAATAA
- a CDS encoding cob(I)yrinic acid a,c-diamide adenosyltransferase codes for MGNRLSKIATRTGDAGMTGLGDGSRVEKDHLRICAMGDVDELNSEIGVLMTEEIPEGIALELKELFLQVQHDLFDLGGELCIPNYKLLNPDHVAQLDIWLEKYNKQLPPLTEFILPGGTRAAAQAHVCRTVCRRAERSIVRLGWAEPLYDSPRQYVNRLSDLLFVLSRILNRAAGGTDVLWKHEKKETK; via the coding sequence ATGGGAAATCGACTATCAAAAATCGCCACTAGAACGGGTGATGCTGGAATGACTGGCTTGGGTGATGGAAGTCGCGTTGAGAAGGATCATTTGCGGATTTGCGCCATGGGCGACGTCGATGAATTGAACTCAGAAATCGGTGTTTTGATGACTGAGGAGATCCCAGAGGGCATTGCCCTTGAGCTAAAAGAGCTTTTTTTGCAGGTGCAGCATGATTTATTCGACTTGGGTGGCGAGCTTTGTATTCCTAATTACAAGCTACTAAATCCAGACCATGTTGCTCAATTGGATATTTGGCTAGAAAAGTACAACAAACAGCTCCCCCCGTTAACTGAATTTATTTTGCCCGGCGGCACTCGTGCTGCTGCACAAGCGCACGTATGTCGCACGGTTTGCAGAAGAGCAGAGCGCTCAATTGTCCGCTTAGGATGGGCCGAGCCTTTATATGACTCACCTCGTCAGTACGTCAATCGTTTATCTGATTTATTGTTTGTGCTGTCACGCATTCTCAATCGCGCGGCTGGTGGTACAGATGTACTTTGGAAGCACGAAAAAAAAGAGACCAAATAA